GGGTTGACATCAGCATAGATGATCTTGAGCTCGAGGGACATCGCCAGTGGAGATTGCAGGACGACCGCGAAGTTGTCGAGATAGTGGAACCGGAGGAACTCGGAGGGCTTCCCGGTGATCGCGGTGATGGCGGCCTCTGCCCGATCGAAGTCTCCAATCTCCTTGACGTGCTGGTGGCTGTGGTTCCCGATGACATGCCCTGCGCCGGCGATGCGCTCGACCGCTTTCGGAAACCGTTCCGCCCACTTTCCAATGACGAAGAATGCCGCCCGCACGTCCTTCATTGCGAGGATGTCCAGCACCTGGTCGGTTCGAGGAGGATTGGGACCGTCGTCGAACGTGAGCGCAACCGCAGGTCGGTCGCGCCGAGCGTGATTATGATACCGAACTCGCACGGGGCGTCTCCTCTCGCCGGCGCGAGCCCGGGCGCTGGATCATGTAGTGTTCACGCGATCACGGCGGCGATCCGGCTCAACGACTCCACGTACCGGTAGTTGACGTACAGGTGATCGTCATCGTACTCGTAGTGTTCGTGTTTGATGCCGAGGCTTGTCAGCTTGCGTGAGAGGAGACGCGCTCCAAAGTGGAGATAGTACTGATCGCGGTTACCGCAGTCCAGGTAGATCATCCGCATCGACCGGAGCGCGTCCGCATGCGACTCCGCCAGCGACACGGGGTCGAGCGCTGTCCACCGGGCCCAGACGTCGGGGAGCAACTCGCCGGTCACGATGTCGACCGGGAGGTCGAAGTAGTAGGGCGGACGATCCGGATTCGGCGAGAAACACATCGACAAAGCAGCGATGTAGGCGCTGTCGTACCGCTTCGGGAGGGCGAGGTAGTGGTCCAGAAATTTCTCCACACCGCCAGCCCGGTGTGCCTGGTTGAGGAACTCCCAGAACAGCGGACGATACGCAGCCTCGAAGTAGATATCGCCGCTGTGCGATGCGACGGCGCAGAAGTTCTGTGGGTGGCGTATCGCCAGCGCCAAGGCCCCGAACCCCCCGCTTGATTTGCCATCAACGCCCCGGTGGGCTCGCCCTGGCTTCGTGCGGTAGGTTCGGTCGATGTATGGGATCAGCTCGCCGATGATGTAGTCCTCGTACTGGCCGTTCGCAGGAGAGTTGAGGTACAGCGACCCTCCGAAGCGCGTAAAAGCATCGACCATGACGAGGATGGTCTCGGGAGCCCCCCCGTGGATAATACGGTCCATGCACATCGGGAGCGAGGGTATCCCCGGGCTGCCGTTCACGCCCCAGAGCGCCGTTTGCGCGAACCCGTGGCACCAGAAGATCACCGGGTACCGATCGCCCGAGGCGTCGTAGCTCGGCGGGAGGTACACTGGAATCGTCCGCACGTACGGATCGCCGTGGGGATTGCCCCGCAGGGCGTGGCTCTCGAATCGATCGAGGATGACGCGCCCGATCTTCTCCGGCATCTTTCGCTCTCTCAGGACGCCTGGCTGCCTCGCCCCTAGTGCTTCGTGATCGGGTAGTAGTACCACGCCAAGGAGAACATAGCATTCGTGTACCATCCGTGCACCCAGTCGCGGTAGACGACGGGGACCGTGCCGTACCCCAGGTACACGACCGGCACATCTTCGTACGCGACTTGCTGAACCTTGCGATATAACTCGGCCCGCTTCCCCTCATTGGTCTCGGTCCGCGCGTCTTCGATCAGCTTATCGAGCGCGGGGTTCGAGTAGCCGTACTGCGGCGCGTAGTTCGTCCCGGTGTGCATATACGCCGCCACGAAGTCGTCTGGGTCCGCGAAATCGACCCCGAAGCCGAGCCAATACAGCGTGCCCTTCCGCGCCGAAATGTTAGGGAAGTAACTCGGGCCGGGGAGCGAACGGATGTCGACCCGAAACTTCGGGTTCAGGGATTCCAGATTCTCTTTCAGGATGCGCGTCCCGATGATTCGGTGGGGGTTCCCGGCGTTGAACGTCTCGGTGAACTTGAAGCCCTTGTCCCACACCTGCCCGCTCCAGGCCTGCTTGAACTCCGCGACGGCTTTCTCCCGGTCGGTCTGGTACCATTTGTTGCGAACGTCGTATCCGAGCAGCCCGGCTGGGACCGGGCCGTTCCCGGCGATCATCTTCCCGCTCCAGGCGGTCTGCCAATACGTGCCGTAGTCGAAGGTGTATGCGATCGCGCGCCGCACGTGGATGTCGGAGAAGAAATCCGGCGGGATGCCGTTGCCGTCCAGCTTGCCGCTGCCGATGTCGGGGTTACCCTCCGGGTTGATCTTCATGTTCATGAAGAAGGACTGCGTGAACAACTGCGGCACATTCTCGACGATGCGGACGCCGGCGGCGCCCCGAACCGACGCGAGATCGCCGTACCCCGTCTCGATCACGTCGGCATCGCCGGTCGTCAGCATCAGGCGGCGCGCAGGAAAGTCCTGCACGACTTTGAAGACGAGTTGCTTGAGCTTGGCGGGCGGGCGCCAGTAGCCGTCCCACCGTTCCAGCACGATCTGGTTGATCGAGCGGTTCCAGCTGGCCAGACGGAAGGGGCCCGTGCCGAGGTCTTTCTGAAACAGTTCGGTCTTATCCGGGCTCGCGGGGTTGTTGTATTTTGCCAGTGCCGCCTTTGACCCGTCCCAGCCGCCGGCGCCTACCACCGCGGGCTTCGAGTGCACGAGCGAGAACGAGGCCATGATCGAGAGAAAGCCGCTGTAGGGGGCCTTGAGGGTGAACACGACATCGTGACCCTTCACCTGAATCGCGCGATCTATTTCGTCGAACACGGTGGGGATCAGCTTGCCGCTGGCGTCGCGTGTGCTATCTCGGCC
Above is a window of bacterium DNA encoding:
- a CDS encoding polysaccharide deacetylase family protein — encoded protein: MRVRYHNHARRDRPAVALTFDDGPNPPRTDQVLDILAMKDVRAAFFVIGKWAERFPKAVERIAGAGHVIGNHSHQHVKEIGDFDRAEAAITAITGKPSEFLRFHYLDNFAVVLQSPLAMSLELKIIYADVNP
- a CDS encoding alpha/beta hydrolase-fold protein, translated to MPEKIGRVILDRFESHALRGNPHGDPYVRTIPVYLPPSYDASGDRYPVIFWCHGFAQTALWGVNGSPGIPSLPMCMDRIIHGGAPETILVMVDAFTRFGGSLYLNSPANGQYEDYIIGELIPYIDRTYRTKPGRAHRGVDGKSSGGFGALALAIRHPQNFCAVASHSGDIYFEAAYRPLFWEFLNQAHRAGGVEKFLDHYLALPKRYDSAYIAALSMCFSPNPDRPPYYFDLPVDIVTGELLPDVWARWTALDPVSLAESHADALRSMRMIYLDCGNRDQYYLHFGARLLSRKLTSLGIKHEHYEYDDDHLYVNYRYVESLSRIAAVIA
- a CDS encoding ABC transporter substrate-binding protein, coding for MRAVRTSSWMLAGLWAVALLGLTATTLAQPIKNPDALVVVRISSPESLDPAWADDIYSREPVAYMMYEPLIFFDGGSTSRYAPMLATNVPSLQDGTISKDLRTYTFHIRSAVKFHDGSVMTPEDVKYSIMRFALVDRDSGGSWIVLTPLIGRDSTRDASGKLIPTVFDEIDRAIQVKGHDVVFTLKAPYSGFLSIMASFSLVHSKPAVVGAGGWDGSKAALAKYNNPASPDKTELFQKDLGTGPFRLASWNRSINQIVLERWDGYWRPPAKLKQLVFKVVQDFPARRLMLTTGDADVIETGYGDLASVRGAAGVRIVENVPQLFTQSFFMNMKINPEGNPDIGSGKLDGNGIPPDFFSDIHVRRAIAYTFDYGTYWQTAWSGKMIAGNGPVPAGLLGYDVRNKWYQTDREKAVAEFKQAWSGQVWDKGFKFTETFNAGNPHRIIGTRILKENLESLNPKFRVDIRSLPGPSYFPNISARKGTLYWLGFGVDFADPDDFVAAYMHTGTNYAPQYGYSNPALDKLIEDARTETNEGKRAELYRKVQQVAYEDVPVVYLGYGTVPVVYRDWVHGWYTNAMFSLAWYYYPITKH